The Vibrio agarivorans genome contains the following window.
AAAAGCCTTCCTCGCACGTACCAGTGATGTTGAGTTAATAGGAAGTGATGCATCACATCCTGGACGACAAATCCTACCCGGCGAAGAAGATATGGATGGCTTCTACTATGCTGTACTAAAAAAGAGTGCATAATTAACAAGGATTTATAGCCACCTTTCTTGGTGGCTTTATTTACGTTCAAGAGAGCAATAGATGAAAATCATTATTCTTGGTGCTGGCCAGGTAGGCGGTACTTTGGCTGAGAACCTCGTTGGTGAAAACAACGACATCACTATCGTAGACAAAAACAGCGATCGCCTACGTGAACTGCAAGATAAATATGACCTTCGCGTCGTCAATGGTCATGCTAGCCACCCCGATGTACTTCGAGAAGCCGGGGCTCAAGATGCTGATATGTTGGTTGCCGTCACCAATATGGACGAAACCAACATGGCCGCCTGTCAGGTCGCCTTCACTCTATTTAATACACCAAATCGGATTGCTCGCATCCGCTCTCCTGAATACCTCAATGAGAAAGAAGCCCTATTCCAATCTGGCGCAGTACCAGTTGATCACTTAATTGCCCCAGAAGAGTTAGTGACAAGCTACATCGAGCGCTTGATTCAATACCCAGGTGCGCTGCAAGTGGTGAGTTTTGCCGAAGAAAAAGTCAGCCTAGTGGCGGTAAAAGCCTACTATGGTGGCCCTCTGGTGGGTAACGCCTTATCAGCACTGCGTGAGCACATGCCGCACATTGACACTCGGGTTGCGGCAATCTTCCGCCAAGGACGTCCAATTCGTCCTCAAGGCACGACGATCATTGAAGCTGATGATGAGGTTTTCTTTGTGGCTGCCAGCAACCATATTCGCTCGGTGATGAGTGAGCTACAACGACTTGAAAAACCTTATCGCCGCATCATGATTGTTGGTGGCGGTAATATCGGCTCAAGCCTAGCCAAGCGCCTCGAGCAAAATTACAGCGTAAAACTCATCGAGCGCAATTATCAACGTGCAGAGCGTTTATCTGAAGACTTAGAAAACACCATCGTTTTCTGCGGAGATGCGGCTGACCAAGAGCTCCTCACTGAAGAGAATATCGATCAGGTCGATGTTTTCATCGCACTGACTAATGAAGATGAAACCAACATCATGTCTGCCATGCTTGCCAAGCGTATGGGGGCTAAAAAGGCGATGGTGCTCATCCAGCGAGGCGCCTACGTTGATTTGGTTCAGGGCGGTGTTATCGACGTCGCAATCTCACCTCAACAAGCCACAATCTCAGAGCTGCTGACCCACGTTCGTCGAGCCGATATCGTAAACGTATCCTCACTGCGTCGCGGTGCAGCCGAAGCAATTGAAGCCATTGCTCATGGTGATGAAACCACCTCAAAAGTTGTTGGTCGTGCCATTGGTGACATTAAACTACCACCCGGCACCACCATTGGTGCGATTGTTCGCGGTGAAGAGGTATTGATTGCCCATGACCGTACCGTGATCGAACAAGACGACCACGTGGTGATGTTCTTGGTTAACAAGAAGTACGTCTCTGACGTAGAGGCACTCTTCCAACCGAGTCCATTCTTCCTATAAGCGAGGCAAGGTCATGGTCAACTTTCGTCCGGTGCTATTTGTTATAGGGCTTGTACTCTCAAAGCTTGCCCTATTCATGTACATCCCAACGTTGGTCGCGTTCTTTTCTGGTACCGGTGGTTTTCTTGAGTTTGGCAAATCCCTGCTCATCACTCACGTTGTCGCCTTCCTGTGTCTATCGATTGGCCGCACACGGCAATTTCGCCTTAGTGTTAGGGATATGTTCCTGATCACAAGCTTGGTGTGGACCATCGCCAGTGCCTTTGCTGCCCTGCCCTTTGTCTTCATCAACCATATCAGCTTTACCGATGCCTACTTCGAGACCATGTCGGGCATTACCACCACAGGTTCAACGGTACTAAGTGGCTTAGATGCGATGGCACCAAGCATCTTATTATGGCGCTCTACCTTGCAGTGGCTAGGCGGCATCGGATTTATCGTCATGGCGGTTGCTGTACTGCCGATGCTCAATGTTGGGGGCATGCGCCTATTCCAAACTGAATCCTCTGACTGGTCAGATAAAAGCAGCCCAAGAGCCAAAACCGTCGCGAAAAACATCGTGCTCGTGTACTTATCACTTACCCTTGCTTGTCTCATCGCCTACCTATTTACCGGTATGTCGGTCTTTGAAGCCATCAACCACGCCTTCACGACGCTTTCAACCGGCGGATACTCCACTTCTGACGGCTCAATGAATCACTTTTCAAACGGGGCGCATTGGGTGGCGACCGCCTTTATGTTCTTAGGTGGCTTACCATTTCTGCTCTTCATCGCTGCAATGAAGAAGAAAACACTACAGCCACTATCAAAAGATGAGCAAGTAAGAGGCTTTACGTACTTATTTGTTATATCCAGCATCATCATCAGTGCTTGGTTAGTGATCCGCGACGGATATGGTGTTGCTGATGCATTGCGGGTGGCCATGTTCAACATCGTATCCGTTGTAACAACAACAGGCTTTGGCCTAGAAGACTTTACCGCATGGGGGGCACTCC
Protein-coding sequences here:
- the trkA gene encoding Trk system potassium transporter TrkA gives rise to the protein MKIIILGAGQVGGTLAENLVGENNDITIVDKNSDRLRELQDKYDLRVVNGHASHPDVLREAGAQDADMLVAVTNMDETNMAACQVAFTLFNTPNRIARIRSPEYLNEKEALFQSGAVPVDHLIAPEELVTSYIERLIQYPGALQVVSFAEEKVSLVAVKAYYGGPLVGNALSALREHMPHIDTRVAAIFRQGRPIRPQGTTIIEADDEVFFVAASNHIRSVMSELQRLEKPYRRIMIVGGGNIGSSLAKRLEQNYSVKLIERNYQRAERLSEDLENTIVFCGDAADQELLTEENIDQVDVFIALTNEDETNIMSAMLAKRMGAKKAMVLIQRGAYVDLVQGGVIDVAISPQQATISELLTHVRRADIVNVSSLRRGAAEAIEAIAHGDETTSKVVGRAIGDIKLPPGTTIGAIVRGEEVLIAHDRTVIEQDDHVVMFLVNKKYVSDVEALFQPSPFFL
- a CDS encoding TrkH family potassium uptake protein, whose protein sequence is MVNFRPVLFVIGLVLSKLALFMYIPTLVAFFSGTGGFLEFGKSLLITHVVAFLCLSIGRTRQFRLSVRDMFLITSLVWTIASAFAALPFVFINHISFTDAYFETMSGITTTGSTVLSGLDAMAPSILLWRSTLQWLGGIGFIVMAVAVLPMLNVGGMRLFQTESSDWSDKSSPRAKTVAKNIVLVYLSLTLACLIAYLFTGMSVFEAINHAFTTLSTGGYSTSDGSMNHFSNGAHWVATAFMFLGGLPFLLFIAAMKKKTLQPLSKDEQVRGFTYLFVISSIIISAWLVIRDGYGVADALRVAMFNIVSVVTTTGFGLEDFTAWGALPTTLFAFLMMAGACSGSTSGGIKVFRFQIARTLLNKQMMKLVHPSGVFVQRYNQRPVNDDIVRSVVAFGLMFFITIIVIAGILSAMGLDPITSISGAITAVANVGPGMGSVIGPTGNFAPLPDAAKWVLSIGMLMGRLEILTLMVLFFPAFWRR